Proteins encoded within one genomic window of Mya arenaria isolate MELC-2E11 chromosome 13, ASM2691426v1:
- the LOC128213227 gene encoding uncharacterized protein LOC128213227 has translation MTKEIFLLYLFYLVVFAKASVEVESAYVPEMNNQNDDKNISLPECTFNVTNSSIEYFRSKLAVFESEFIRFRIRLINSTVVTKILPGVFQPDLWVWTYRPPHGNYSYLSWNLQYGLLSFSILETQLYVIRHIDLLTTQSECLVTFGETETTSSISHSLMKMVDVSEHNVPKYQHNYICYLSEVPGIKNSFAYKAGLYLSFPVTFINYKCCTYGYSFQKVQFVKSNCNMFFEKWQLLTYGPYFLGVTLLLIFPILLFAMCACISKCDQILPMNVEMGQFILRDTIEQNWVYLDGNSPVTVFHVLSQPLNCFRRKHPILDSRLRCLICVCFAPMFIYLQLYMFKDGYVLSYHEPVTRISVRDLVKFGKPVGFLALYGDMSDMNKAFVPILGGPFGVIILYFSLALILIVCPKSLKKIVNNGLPRQSDVSALFHGLEEIPMSEACYCDQEKVYERASEICKQRVYLLFSTDQWRKVFSIQRKRFESHPICRGLMRTIMETLTFPFKAMLCVFEVFIYILFFLFPVFTFSVIILKGAVVSIMYTRNSFKRRGSIVSNHVIWFFITVFILGAVFVFGYCVCLVFLESFIYLAQMAIYCFVALILFPTIAFGYLFFFVTLMYYLAHLVGDFGDGYSRLLQIVVNKSIVLEQAVNVVIYNDKTLEIINVNQHFETVKLNGEEIAIPIETQINIQSRVSHVQMVMHKHFAPGIPRELFDKIVKEKRPVNAQIVHLLVHLTIIMSL, from the coding sequence ATGACAAAGGAAATATTTCTTCTCTATTTGTTTTACTTGGTCGTATTCGCCAAGGCATCTGTTGAAGTTGAAAGTGCGTATGTTCCAGAAATGAATAACCAAAACGATGATAAAAATATCTCTTTACCTGAATGCACATTCAATGTCACCAACTCTAGTATAGAGTACTTCAGGTCTAAGTTAGCAGTGTTCGAATCAGAGTTCATAAGATTTCGGATTCGCTTGATAAATTCTACAGTCGTGACCAAAATTTTACCAGGCGTATTTCAGCCTGACCTGTGGGTGTGGACATATCGCCCTCCGCATGGAAACTATTCTTACCTCAGCTGGAACTTACAGTATGGATTACTTAGCTTTTCCATTCTTGAAACTCAACTATACGTAATACGTCACATTGATCTCTTGACGACCCAGAGCGAATGCTTGGTCACATTCGGGGAAACAGAAACAACAAGCAGTATTTCACATTCTCTGATGAAGATGGTTGACGTTTCCGAACATAACGTTCCGAAGTATCAACACAATTACATATGCTACCTATCGGAGGTTCCTGGTATCAAGAATAGTTTCGCCTACAAAGCCGGGCTTTACCTAAGTTTCCCGGTCACATTCATCAATTACAAATGCTGCACATACGGGTACTCATTTCAAAAGGTGCAATTTGTTAAGTCCAACTGCAATATGTTTTTTGAGAAGTGGCAACTGCTAACGTATGGACCATATTTTCTTGGCGTAACTCTACTGTTGATTTTTCCCATTTTGCTATTTGCGATGTGTGCATGCATTTCTAAATGCGATCAAATCCTTCCAATGAATGTCGAAATGGGGCAGTTTATATTAAGAGATACAATCGAGCAAAACTGGGTTTATCTTGATGGAAACTCGCCTGTAAcagtatttcatgttttgtcacaGCCCCTTAATTGCTTTAGGCGTAAACATCCCATCCTTGATTCACGTCTCAGATGTTTAATTTGCGTATGTTTTGCACCTATGTTTATCTATTTacaattgtacatgtttaaagaTGGTTATGTTTTGTCATATCATGAACCCGTTACAAGGATTTCCGTCAGAGATCTGGTCAAGTTTGGCAAACCTGTAGGGTTTCTTGCGCTATATGGCGATATGTCAGACATGAATAAAGCATTTGTCCCTATTCTTGGTGGTCCATTTGGTGTCATAATACTGTACTTTTCACTAGCCCTGATTTTGATAGTTTGtcctaaaagtttaaagaagATCGTAAATAATGGTTTGCCGCGACAAAGCGATGTTTCAGCCTTGTTTCACGGCCTTGAGGAGATACCAATGTCAGAAGCGTGTTATTGCGACCAGGAAAAAGTGTATGAAAGAGCATCAGAAATTTGCAAGCAAAGAGTTTACTTACTTTTTTCTACTGATCAATGGAGGAAGGTATTCAGCATCCAAAGAAAGAGATTTGAGAGCCACCCCATTTGCCGAGGTTTGATGAGAACGATAATGGAGacactgacgttcccatttaAAGCAATGTTATGTGTGTTTGAGGTATTCATCTATATTCTATTCTTTCTGTTTCCGGTATTTACTTTCAGCGTAATAATTCTCAAAGGTGCAGTTGTTTCAATAATGTATACTAGAAATTCATTCAAAAGACGTGGCAGTATAGTCAGTAACCATGTAATTTGGTTTTTCATTACCGTCTTTATTTTAGGGGCCGTCTTTGTATTTGGTTATTGCGTCTGTCTAGTGTTTCTTGAAAGCTTCATCTACCTAGCCCAGATGGCTATATACTGTTTTGTTGCCCTAATTTTGTTTCCTACCATAGCATTTGGCTATCTGTTTTTCTTTGTGACCCTAATGTATTACTTGGCACATTTAGTTGGAGACTTTGGAGATGGGTATTCGCGACTGTTACAGATCGTCGTGAACAAATCTATAGTATTGGAACAAGCTGTAAATGTCGTGATTTACAATGATAAGACATTGGAGATTATAAATGTCAATCAACACTTCGAAACTGTAAAACTGAACGGAGAAGAAATAGCTATTCCAATAGAAACACAGATCAACATCCAGTCAAGGGTTAGTCATGTACAAATGGTGATGCACAAACATTTTGCACCCGGAATTCCACGGGAACTGTTCGACAAAATTGTTAAGGAAAAACGACCAGTAAATGCGCAGATAGTGCACTTACTTGTTCACCTCACTATCATAATGTCTCTATAA